From Spartinivicinus ruber, the proteins below share one genomic window:
- a CDS encoding MotA/TolQ/ExbB proton channel family protein, with translation MNIESFSYFQQALNAMGWMLYPLGFCSLLMIALILERFIYFLLLPLIPDNKLSALLNRWKNNVGEQPAWLQKKPRGIALGIKLLNEYQGKTAVREQQLSCWLAKQHQTNTAHLKLLQLIGMVSPLLGLLGTILGMIVMFKGVAQHQGPVTPNILADGLWQAMYTTAFGLVIAVPAIVGAQLFYIWSNSYCQRIQHWLNEFHCQMMVKEHEEGVLEEGSSEKLKAAA, from the coding sequence ATGAATATCGAAAGTTTTAGCTATTTCCAACAAGCCCTAAATGCCATGGGCTGGATGTTATATCCTCTAGGATTTTGCTCGCTACTGATGATCGCTTTGATTCTAGAGCGGTTTATTTATTTCCTATTATTACCACTAATACCAGACAATAAATTGTCTGCGTTGTTGAATCGTTGGAAAAATAATGTGGGTGAGCAACCGGCTTGGTTGCAAAAGAAGCCGCGCGGTATTGCTCTTGGCATCAAGCTACTTAACGAGTATCAAGGCAAAACGGCGGTTCGAGAGCAACAGTTATCTTGTTGGTTGGCGAAGCAGCACCAGACCAATACAGCGCACCTAAAATTATTGCAATTAATTGGTATGGTGAGTCCGCTACTGGGGTTGCTAGGTACCATTTTAGGTATGATCGTGATGTTTAAAGGCGTAGCTCAACATCAAGGTCCAGTAACACCCAATATTCTTGCCGATGGTTTATGGCAGGCCATGTATACCACTGCATTTGGTTTGGTAATTGCGGTTCCGGCTATTGTTGGTGCACAACTGTTTTATATTTGGAGTAATAGCTATTGTCAGCGGATTCAGCATTGGCTTAATGAATTTCACTGCCAAATGATGGTGAAAGAGCATGAAGAAGGCGTGCTTGAAGAGGGTTCAAGCGAAAAACTGAAGGCTGCAGCATGA
- a CDS encoding Rieske (2Fe-2S) protein, with protein MIKLCHLDDINEGESRGFKSGEYNVFAVKKQGEVYLYHNSCPHLGISLEWMPDQFLDVEGSLIQCATHGALFLIESGECIAGPCQGDCLLPCPFSVQQDGQIYIQITT; from the coding sequence GTGATCAAGCTGTGCCATTTAGATGACATCAATGAAGGGGAAAGCCGCGGCTTTAAAAGTGGTGAGTACAATGTATTTGCAGTTAAAAAACAGGGGGAAGTTTACCTTTACCACAACAGCTGCCCCCACTTGGGCATTAGTTTGGAATGGATGCCAGACCAATTTTTAGATGTGGAAGGTAGTTTGATTCAGTGTGCTACTCATGGTGCTTTGTTTTTAATAGAGTCTGGTGAATGTATAGCAGGCCCCTGTCAAGGAGACTGTCTACTACCCTGCCCGTTTTCAGTCCAACAAGATGGACAGATCTACATCCAGATTACGACGTAA
- a CDS encoding ExbD/TolR family protein, with protein sequence MIQFSNDDDQSSGSFLPDLTSLLDVLFIVLVFFLLTANSAQLLLPIDLPAAASESLEPQKKPNPIEIAVLKDGTGWQIESATFTEWEALTKVLDEKLQQNKLDKVTVAADKQAQAEQLLKLLAYLQENEIAVADIVMQRE encoded by the coding sequence ATGATTCAGTTTTCCAATGATGACGATCAGTCATCCGGCTCATTTTTGCCTGATTTAACCTCACTGCTGGACGTACTGTTTATTGTACTAGTGTTTTTCCTGCTTACTGCAAACAGTGCTCAGCTATTGTTGCCAATTGACTTGCCCGCTGCTGCATCTGAATCACTAGAGCCGCAAAAAAAGCCAAACCCTATCGAAATAGCGGTACTTAAAGATGGCACTGGCTGGCAAATTGAATCCGCCACTTTTACTGAGTGGGAAGCATTAACCAAAGTGCTTGATGAAAAGCTACAGCAAAACAAATTGGATAAAGTCACTGTTGCTGCAGATAAACAAGCTCAGGCAGAACAGCTCCTAAAACTGTTGGCTTATTTGCAGGAAAATGAAATTGCTGTGGCTGACATTGTTATGCAGAGGGAATAA
- a CDS encoding energy transducer TonB, which yields MNQLLLFALSVSVLLHGWLWLYAQQQPEVKPRAMAALSAPLKLQHVSFKQRVVQPVEAQEQPKPEPQKEIAKVEPKPTPKPISKKVPAKKPAKKIVKPKPAKKPPVKVAKAKPKPKPKTPKPVVAKKTEKPIKKPQKRVQEASTTPVVAKKSFGMNEKVVTSRPDYKRKVKPDYPSRALRRNQQGKVIIEVVLSPNGVNEKVSVKKSSGYPLLDRAAVKAIKRSEFVPQMLAGRAVTSTFEVPVEFKLN from the coding sequence ATGAACCAGTTGTTGCTGTTTGCGTTAAGTGTTTCAGTTCTATTGCATGGTTGGCTTTGGTTGTATGCTCAGCAACAACCAGAAGTTAAACCAAGGGCAATGGCGGCGTTGAGTGCGCCACTGAAACTCCAGCATGTATCTTTTAAGCAGCGTGTAGTTCAGCCTGTTGAAGCTCAAGAACAACCGAAACCTGAGCCTCAAAAAGAAATTGCTAAAGTTGAACCAAAACCCACACCTAAGCCTATTAGTAAGAAAGTACCTGCTAAAAAGCCAGCGAAGAAAATAGTTAAGCCAAAACCTGCAAAGAAACCACCCGTAAAAGTCGCAAAAGCTAAGCCTAAACCCAAGCCAAAAACACCTAAACCAGTGGTTGCTAAAAAAACTGAAAAGCCTATTAAAAAGCCACAAAAGCGGGTGCAAGAGGCAAGCACAACACCTGTGGTGGCAAAAAAATCTTTTGGGATGAATGAAAAAGTTGTTACTTCCAGACCTGATTACAAGCGGAAGGTGAAGCCTGATTATCCTTCTAGGGCATTACGCAGAAATCAGCAAGGTAAGGTGATTATAGAGGTTGTATTAAGTCCTAATGGTGTGAATGAAAAGGTTTCTGTTAAGAAAAGCTCGGGCTACCCCTTATTAGATAGAGCTGCAGTTAAGGCGATTAAGCGCTCCGAGTTTGTTCCCCAAATGCTGGCTGGTAGAGCTGTTACTTCTACTTTTGAGGTCCCTGTCGAATTTAAACTTAACTAA
- the sfsA gene encoding DNA/RNA nuclease SfsA, which translates to MKFTPTCQQGVLIKRYKRFLADIELADGSQITIHCPNTGSMKNCCQPGSKVWFSKSNQAKRKYPHTWEIVETPITHQDGSIDHYLAGINTGLANHLVREAIDKGVINELQGYSEINKEVRYGKENSRIDFLLKGQGLADCYVEVKNVTLAIGDGWGVFPDAVTTRGAKHIRELMEMVKVGHRAVLLFCVQHHGIEKVAPADAIDPTYSELLREAIKSSVEVIAYQAELSSEQIELVKPLPVYDGLRRNLDVDLSILLD; encoded by the coding sequence TTGAAGTTCACTCCAACTTGCCAACAAGGCGTTCTCATAAAGCGCTATAAACGCTTTTTAGCAGATATCGAGTTAGCAGATGGCTCGCAAATCACCATTCACTGCCCCAATACCGGCTCAATGAAAAACTGTTGCCAGCCAGGCAGTAAAGTTTGGTTTTCTAAATCTAACCAGGCGAAGAGAAAGTATCCTCATACCTGGGAAATAGTAGAAACACCTATTACTCACCAAGATGGCTCAATTGACCACTACTTGGCAGGCATCAACACTGGCCTGGCGAATCATCTGGTCAGGGAAGCTATAGATAAGGGCGTAATAAACGAATTACAAGGCTATAGCGAAATTAATAAAGAAGTTCGTTATGGCAAGGAGAACAGCCGCATAGACTTTTTGTTAAAAGGACAAGGTTTAGCGGACTGTTATGTAGAGGTTAAAAATGTCACATTGGCCATTGGAGATGGTTGGGGTGTCTTCCCTGATGCAGTCACTACCCGAGGTGCCAAACATATCCGCGAGCTGATGGAAATGGTGAAAGTTGGCCACCGTGCGGTTTTGTTATTTTGTGTACAGCACCATGGCATTGAGAAAGTGGCTCCTGCTGATGCTATTGACCCAACTTACAGTGAGTTGTTACGAGAAGCGATTAAATCTAGCGTTGAGGTGATTGCTTATCAGGCTGAGCTATCTTCTGAGCAAATTGAACTGGTTAAGCCATTACCTGTTTATGACGGCTTACGTCGTAATCTGGATGTAGATCTGTCCATCTTGTTGGACTGA
- the dksA gene encoding RNA polymerase-binding protein DksA: MSAQNKTDTGNLLKSFTPYQAKEGEEYMNEKQLAHFAGILQTWKTELMEEVDRTVSHMKDEAANFPDPADRASQEEEFSLELRTRDRERKLIKKIEKTLERIEGDDYGFCDACGVEIGIRRLEARPTATLCIDCKTLAEIKERQTGI; the protein is encoded by the coding sequence ATGTCAGCACAAAATAAGACAGACACCGGCAACCTGTTAAAAAGCTTCACTCCTTACCAAGCGAAAGAGGGTGAGGAATATATGAATGAGAAGCAGCTTGCCCACTTTGCAGGCATCTTGCAAACCTGGAAAACAGAGCTGATGGAAGAGGTTGACCGCACCGTCTCCCATATGAAAGATGAAGCAGCCAACTTTCCTGACCCTGCCGACCGCGCTAGCCAAGAAGAAGAGTTTAGCCTTGAGCTAAGAACGCGCGACCGCGAACGTAAGCTAATCAAAAAGATTGAAAAAACCTTAGAGCGAATTGAAGGCGACGATTACGGCTTTTGTGACGCCTGCGGTGTAGAGATTGGTATTCGCCGGCTAGAAGCAAGACCCACAGCGACACTATGCATCGACTGCAAAACTTTAGCTGAAATCAAAGAGCGTCAAACAGGCATCTAA
- a CDS encoding heme/hemin ABC transporter substrate-binding protein, whose product MKAKLTALILGIVFSTLSQAQQRIISAGGAMTELIYALDVQDDLIAVDTSSVYPKLANQLPKIGYHRSLSLEGVLSLKPTLLLGSEEMGPPNVIQQLQKLKVNVQQLPTAVTVEALKERIARVARLVGKDAQGQVLLAEINVSQQQLSEQLKAVEKPRKAVFLVQHSGRSPMVAGTDTSANTLMELAGLLNPAAKSIKGYRQLTSESLIVMAPEVIIVPDHMLKNNSSLEKLLALQPGLKETPAAKNNRIITVDSSLLVGGIGLRILAAAQKLAGEAYPELHSAIVQVP is encoded by the coding sequence ATGAAAGCCAAATTAACCGCTTTAATCCTCGGTATTGTTTTTTCTACTTTGTCTCAAGCCCAGCAGAGAATTATTTCAGCGGGTGGTGCCATGACCGAACTAATTTATGCGTTAGACGTGCAAGATGACTTAATTGCAGTAGACACTAGTAGTGTATATCCAAAGTTAGCCAATCAATTACCTAAAATAGGTTATCACCGTAGTTTGTCTTTGGAGGGGGTGTTAAGCCTAAAGCCTACCTTGTTGCTTGGCTCGGAAGAAATGGGGCCACCTAATGTTATTCAGCAACTACAAAAACTAAAGGTTAATGTACAACAGTTGCCGACAGCAGTAACGGTAGAAGCATTAAAGGAGCGAATAGCTCGGGTTGCAAGATTAGTGGGTAAAGATGCGCAAGGGCAAGTGCTGTTAGCAGAGATAAATGTAAGCCAGCAACAGTTAAGCGAACAGCTAAAAGCAGTAGAAAAACCGCGAAAGGCTGTATTTTTAGTTCAGCATAGCGGCCGTTCGCCAATGGTTGCGGGAACTGATACATCCGCTAATACATTAATGGAGCTAGCTGGTTTATTAAATCCGGCAGCAAAGTCGATTAAAGGTTATCGCCAATTAACCAGCGAAAGCCTTATAGTAATGGCACCTGAAGTGATCATTGTGCCAGATCATATGCTGAAAAATAACAGCAGCTTAGAGAAATTACTGGCATTACAGCCCGGTTTAAAAGAAACGCCCGCTGCTAAAAACAACCGAATTATTACTGTAGACAGTAGTTTATTGGTCGGTGGTATTGGGCTGCGTATTTTGGCGGCGGCACAAAAATTAGCAGGGGAAGCTTACCCTGAGCTACATTCTGCGATTGTGCAAGTTCCATAA
- the gluQRS gene encoding tRNA glutamyl-Q(34) synthetase GluQRS: MTAPQYIGRFAPSPTGPLHFGSLVSAVASYLDAKANQGQWLIRIEDIDPPREQPGATDLILKALDVYGLSWDGPVVYQSQRSELYKAALASLQAEGFSFFCTCSRRQLTGQPVYPGHCHDKTLEPDDDHSIKVKTASYKVIFDDLIQGIQQCQFGVDDGDFVVFRKDGLFAYQLAVTVDDQDQGITHIVRGSDLLTSTHKQCLLQQYLNYQTPYYAHHPVIKKTDGSKLSKQTFAKPLPLDMPAPQLLQALVALGQKPPLALADGSVSEILEWGIQHWQLKKVPNEMGIPEDSLQKRQYKD, translated from the coding sequence ATGACTGCCCCACAATATATTGGACGTTTTGCCCCATCCCCTACTGGCCCACTCCACTTTGGCTCGCTAGTCAGCGCTGTTGCCAGCTACCTTGATGCCAAAGCCAACCAAGGCCAATGGCTGATTCGGATTGAAGATATTGATCCGCCCCGCGAACAACCCGGCGCTACTGACTTAATTCTAAAAGCCCTTGACGTCTATGGTTTGAGCTGGGATGGGCCGGTGGTTTATCAGTCACAACGAAGTGAGCTTTATAAAGCTGCCTTAGCAAGTTTGCAAGCTGAGGGTTTTAGCTTCTTTTGTACCTGTTCACGTAGGCAGCTAACAGGCCAGCCGGTTTATCCTGGCCATTGTCATGACAAAACCTTAGAGCCCGATGATGATCATTCAATCAAGGTAAAAACCGCCAGCTATAAAGTAATATTTGACGACCTTATTCAAGGAATTCAGCAATGTCAGTTCGGTGTTGATGACGGAGACTTTGTAGTATTTCGTAAAGATGGCTTATTTGCCTATCAACTTGCCGTCACCGTAGATGACCAAGATCAGGGAATTACCCATATTGTCAGAGGCTCAGACCTGCTAACATCCACCCATAAACAATGCCTGCTACAGCAGTATTTAAACTATCAAACCCCTTACTATGCTCACCACCCAGTTATAAAAAAAACAGATGGTAGCAAGCTCAGCAAACAGACTTTTGCCAAGCCTCTCCCTCTAGATATGCCTGCTCCACAGCTGCTACAAGCTTTGGTGGCACTAGGACAAAAGCCTCCTCTAGCACTAGCCGATGGCTCTGTAAGTGAAATCCTTGAATGGGGCATACAGCACTGGCAACTAAAAAAAGTACCTAACGAAATGGGAATACCTGAAGACTCGTTACAGAAGAGGCAATATAAAGATTAA
- a CDS encoding flagellin N-terminal helical domain-containing protein — translation MVQSLNTNLTSLLVQRHVDQSQRAQDTALERLASGLRINGARDNPAGFANTIQFDTTIFSTFASVRNANDGISLLQTAEGTLGVITSLLLRIRELALQSANGNNDDVDRAALDEEAQQLIQEIQTAAANSSFNGQKLLDGSFTHHIIQSGTDLGEVVRVTIPSTTTASLGTSLTAGISSANVALTTSSFVRGDVIINGVEIGDSLAVDDALSTANPEFSAIAKAVAINRASSFTGVAARVDANTVGYSGPSATNATVAATTININGVAINVATDSGQSADVNRQNVADAINGSAGLTQVTAVDTGNINTGITLVAADGRNIQYDDNFSGISAAVGVGNSGASQVYSGTFTLVSQTGSPIVLDQRFRDSHLITGLRPGTFSGSNSGAIGRRVTDQALAAGDLVINGVSVGASSSLDDNASSTAKSASAIAKAAAINAVSDQTGVVARALPNVVIGYTITPGNARQESVDINGVTVEINFSASDSAEDIARKVVGSVNQHTGVTGVVAEFVVDPHFAAGSIGPSFRLEAADGRNIVFENETANIAEAGFSTVEPPSPNVINNNNPHLSAIELISAGKITLSSTTASGGIANAGFSVGEFGDLADSIPLKFASIATVDGASLVLTAVDNSLQRLAFQQAQLGGLHNRFVSSVDNLLNQREKLASAVSRIRDADFAQETANLAKAQLLQQASISVLAQANIRPQQVLKLLEF, via the coding sequence ATGGTGCAGTCTTTAAATACCAACCTTACTTCTTTGCTGGTGCAACGGCATGTAGATCAAAGCCAGCGGGCCCAGGATACGGCTCTTGAGCGGCTGGCTTCGGGATTACGCATCAATGGTGCCAGAGATAATCCAGCAGGATTTGCTAATACCATACAGTTTGATACAACCATTTTCAGCACGTTTGCCAGTGTGCGTAATGCTAATGATGGTATTTCTTTGCTGCAAACTGCTGAGGGAACTTTAGGGGTAATCACCAGCTTGTTATTGCGGATTCGGGAGTTAGCCTTGCAGTCGGCAAATGGCAATAATGATGATGTTGATCGTGCAGCGTTAGATGAAGAGGCACAGCAGTTAATTCAGGAAATACAAACTGCTGCAGCAAACTCAAGTTTTAATGGTCAGAAATTACTGGATGGCAGTTTTACTCACCATATTATTCAGTCAGGTACTGATCTGGGAGAAGTTGTTCGGGTCACTATTCCAAGTACTACCACAGCTTCGTTAGGTACTTCACTTACAGCCGGTATTTCGTCAGCTAATGTTGCCCTGACTACTTCCTCCTTTGTTCGGGGTGATGTGATTATTAATGGGGTTGAAATTGGTGACTCGTTGGCGGTAGATGATGCGTTATCTACTGCAAACCCAGAGTTCAGTGCTATAGCTAAAGCTGTAGCCATAAATCGGGCCTCTTCTTTTACTGGAGTGGCAGCCCGAGTTGATGCCAATACAGTTGGTTACTCTGGCCCATCTGCAACCAATGCCACCGTTGCCGCAACCACTATCAATATCAACGGCGTAGCCATTAATGTAGCGACAGACTCTGGACAATCGGCGGATGTTAACCGCCAAAACGTTGCAGATGCTATCAATGGTTCTGCTGGACTAACTCAGGTAACAGCAGTTGATACAGGTAACATCAATACCGGGATTACGTTGGTTGCCGCTGATGGCAGAAATATTCAGTACGATGATAATTTTTCGGGTATTTCAGCCGCAGTGGGGGTGGGCAATAGTGGTGCCTCACAGGTTTATTCCGGTACTTTTACTTTGGTTTCCCAAACAGGCTCGCCTATTGTACTTGATCAGCGATTTCGTGATAGCCACTTAATTACGGGTCTGCGGCCTGGCACTTTTAGTGGTAGTAATAGTGGGGCGATTGGCCGGCGAGTTACTGATCAAGCTTTAGCAGCTGGTGACTTGGTGATTAACGGAGTATCTGTCGGTGCTTCTTCCAGTTTGGATGACAATGCCTCTTCAACAGCGAAAAGTGCCAGCGCTATTGCCAAAGCAGCAGCCATTAACGCGGTGAGTGACCAAACTGGGGTGGTTGCTAGAGCACTACCTAATGTTGTGATTGGTTATACCATTACGCCAGGCAATGCCCGCCAAGAGTCGGTTGATATTAATGGAGTAACTGTTGAAATTAACTTCAGTGCCTCAGATTCAGCGGAAGATATTGCTCGCAAGGTGGTTGGCTCAGTCAATCAGCATACTGGAGTGACAGGGGTGGTGGCTGAGTTTGTGGTGGACCCGCACTTTGCTGCAGGGAGTATTGGCCCCTCATTTCGGTTAGAAGCAGCTGATGGCCGGAATATCGTGTTTGAAAATGAAACGGCCAATATTGCAGAGGCAGGCTTTTCAACTGTCGAACCACCTAGCCCCAATGTGATTAATAATAACAACCCGCATTTAAGTGCTATTGAGCTGATATCGGCAGGTAAAATCACGTTGAGCTCAACGACGGCATCTGGTGGTATTGCTAATGCGGGCTTTAGCGTAGGTGAGTTTGGTGATCTAGCGGATAGTATACCGCTGAAGTTTGCTAGTATTGCTACTGTCGATGGGGCAAGTCTGGTGCTCACAGCAGTTGATAATAGTCTTCAGCGCCTGGCTTTTCAGCAAGCGCAACTAGGCGGCTTGCACAATCGCTTTGTTTCCAGCGTCGATAATTTGTTAAATCAACGAGAGAAGCTGGCCTCCGCAGTTTCGAGAATTCGAGATGCTGATTTTGCCCAAGAGACGGCCAATCTAGCAAAAGCACAGTTATTACAGCAAGCTTCTATTTCGGTATTGGCTCAAGCGAACATCAGGCCACAACAAGTATTAAAATTGTTGGAGTTTTAA
- a CDS encoding TonB-dependent hemoglobin/transferrin/lactoferrin family receptor — MPEQPFWQLTALASALAVSVSSWASQKVTFDEVVVTATRSETTAQKEPKSVDQVDSESISLQQPDSIADTVKHLSNVQVSAGPRKTSQRVNIRGLSERRIVQVIDGARQNFSDSGHRGLFFIEPELLKSVEVVKGASGSLWGSGAIGGAIGLTTIDADDILDPDENFAVKVKQAYQSADHDNRNNTTLAGRLGNTDYLLSTFYTDSNELRLGSGKDLENSASRHKGGLAKWRWHLSEDEMLKFTYHMNHIDEGVPSNPGVDISRSNPLVERKIEQNNWVVGYELNPEYNDWVNVNATLYHNYTKLNEFKKTGAPRHDSIRYSTTGLSLVNTSELSWVDWTYGLDYYQDRVEGKRNGADRPEFTDGRSTVWGVFTKLAIPLGDYWTIQPGLRFDQFDNRPDDSSVGKDQTENELSKSLAISYNLFEWLTLHALYDEAFRAPSLQELYVFGTHFHGNVFVPNPNLKPEEAKNKELSARFKFNDLLSQGDILSMRLTYFKNDVDNYIEQDVERFTTTFVNVRDAELNGYEFDSQYKMDDYGVNFSYGRTRGKDKDSGQYLQNIPADKTVVGLERYFLQGDVTAGVRVTHAKNQDQVPVGNSQSNYDGYTVTDVYLSWMPSQKKLEGLRVDFGIDNVTDRHYRTAFSQLDESGVNAKVAVSYKF; from the coding sequence ATGCCAGAGCAGCCATTTTGGCAGCTCACTGCTTTAGCCAGTGCACTAGCTGTTAGCGTTTCTAGTTGGGCCAGTCAAAAAGTCACATTTGATGAGGTAGTGGTAACCGCCACACGTTCAGAAACAACTGCCCAGAAAGAGCCTAAATCCGTAGATCAGGTCGATAGCGAGTCTATTTCACTACAGCAGCCGGATAGTATTGCTGATACCGTAAAGCACTTGTCGAATGTGCAAGTATCAGCTGGGCCAAGGAAAACCTCACAGCGGGTGAATATTCGTGGCTTAAGTGAACGCCGAATTGTGCAAGTGATTGATGGTGCTCGGCAAAACTTCAGTGATAGTGGTCATCGTGGGTTATTTTTTATCGAGCCAGAGTTATTGAAGTCAGTTGAAGTAGTTAAAGGTGCATCAGGCTCACTATGGGGTAGTGGCGCAATTGGCGGGGCTATTGGTCTAACAACCATTGATGCTGATGACATTTTAGATCCAGATGAAAACTTTGCAGTTAAAGTAAAGCAAGCTTATCAGTCAGCAGATCATGACAACCGTAATAATACGACATTAGCAGGGCGCTTAGGTAATACCGATTATTTACTCAGTACATTTTATACAGATAGTAATGAGCTAAGGCTAGGGAGTGGTAAAGACTTAGAAAACTCTGCATCTCGACATAAGGGTGGGTTAGCTAAATGGCGTTGGCATTTGTCTGAAGATGAAATGCTGAAGTTTACTTATCATATGAATCATATTGATGAGGGGGTTCCATCTAACCCTGGGGTAGACATTTCCCGGTCAAACCCTTTAGTTGAGCGTAAAATCGAGCAAAATAATTGGGTGGTTGGCTATGAATTAAATCCAGAATATAACGACTGGGTAAATGTAAATGCCACCCTTTATCATAATTACACCAAACTTAATGAGTTTAAGAAAACAGGTGCACCAAGGCACGACTCCATTCGTTATAGCACTACGGGTCTTTCACTTGTTAATACCTCTGAGCTCAGCTGGGTGGATTGGACTTATGGGTTGGACTATTACCAGGATCGGGTTGAAGGTAAGCGAAACGGAGCAGATCGGCCGGAATTTACTGATGGACGGAGCACGGTATGGGGCGTATTTACCAAGCTAGCCATTCCTTTGGGTGACTACTGGACGATACAGCCAGGTCTTCGTTTTGATCAGTTTGATAACAGACCAGACGACAGTTCAGTGGGTAAAGATCAAACCGAAAATGAGTTATCTAAGTCACTGGCAATTAGCTATAACCTATTTGAGTGGTTAACCCTTCATGCACTTTATGATGAGGCTTTTAGGGCACCAAGCCTACAAGAGTTGTACGTTTTTGGCACTCACTTCCATGGCAATGTATTTGTGCCAAATCCTAACTTGAAGCCCGAAGAAGCCAAAAATAAAGAGCTTAGTGCTCGCTTTAAATTTAATGATTTGCTTAGCCAAGGCGATATTTTAAGTATGCGGCTGACTTATTTTAAAAATGATGTGGATAACTACATTGAGCAGGATGTTGAAAGATTTACCACCACTTTTGTGAATGTTCGCGATGCTGAACTAAATGGCTATGAGTTCGATTCCCAGTATAAGATGGATGATTACGGGGTTAATTTTTCCTATGGCCGTACCCGCGGTAAAGACAAAGACAGTGGCCAATATTTACAGAATATTCCTGCTGATAAAACGGTGGTTGGATTAGAACGTTATTTTTTACAAGGTGATGTTACGGCAGGGGTAAGGGTGACTCATGCTAAGAATCAAGATCAAGTGCCAGTAGGTAACTCTCAGTCTAATTATGATGGCTATACAGTGACAGATGTTTATCTTAGCTGGATGCCTAGTCAGAAAAAACTGGAAGGGCTACGGGTAGACTTTGGTATAGATAATGTCACTGATCGTCATTATCGAACTGCATTCTCGCAGCTGGATGAATCAGGGGTTAATGCCAAAGTGGCGGTGAGTTATAAGTTTTAA